A window from Gymnogyps californianus isolate 813 chromosome 27, ASM1813914v2, whole genome shotgun sequence encodes these proteins:
- the LOC127026269 gene encoding potassium voltage-gated channel subfamily A member 2, translating to MTVATGDPADEAAALPGHPQDTYNPETDHECCERVVINISGLRFETQLKTLAQFPETLLGDPKKRMRYFDPLRNEYFFDRNRPSFDAILYYYQSGGRLRRPVNVPLDIFSEEIRFYELGEEAMEMFREDEGYIKEEERPLPENEFQRQVWLLFEYPESSGPARIIAIVSVMVILISIVSFCLETLPIFRDENEDMHGSGLSHPPYSNSSMGYQQSTSFTDPFFIVETLCIIWFSFEFLVRFFACPSKAGFFTNIMNIIDIVAIIPYFITLGTELAEKPEDGQQGQQAMSLAILRVIRLVRVFRIFKLSRHSKGLQILGQTLKASMRELGLLIFFLFIGVILFSSAVYFAEADESESQFPSIPDAFWWAVVSMTTVGYGDMVPTTIGGKIVGSLCAIAGVLTIALPVPVIVSNFNYFYHRETEGEEQAQYLQVTSCPKIPSSPDLKKSRSASTISKSDYMEIQEGVNNSNEDFREENLKTANCTLANTNYVNITKMLTDV from the coding sequence ATGACAGTTGCTACCGGAGATCCTGCAGACGAAGCTGCAGCTCTTCCCGGTCACCCGCAGGACACGTATAACCCTGAGACCGACCATGAATGCTGCGAGAGGGTGGTCATTAATATTTCGGGTCTGCGCTTTGAGACACAGCTCAAGACACTAGCCCAGTTTCCAGAGACCTTACTAGGGGATCCTAAAAAGAGAATGAGATATTTCGACCCACTCCGGAATGAGTATTTCTTTGACCGGAACAGACCCAGCTTCGACGCGATTTTGTACTATTACCAGTCCGGTGGGAGGTTGCGGAGGCCGGTTAACGTGCCCTTGGATATCTTCTCGGAAGAGATTCGTTTCTATGAACTGGGGGAAGAAGCGATGGAGATGTTTCGGGAGGATGAAGGCTACatcaaagaagaggaaagaccgTTGCCTGAGAACGAGTTTCAGAGACAAGTGTGGTTGCTCTTTGAGTACCCTGAGAGCTCAGGCCCTGCCAGGATTATAGCTATTGTCTCCGTCATGGTGATTTTAATCTCCATCGTCAGCTTTTGCCTGGAAACGTTGCCCATTTTTCGGGATGAGAACGAAGACATGCACGGCAGTGGGCTGAGCCATCCCCCCTACTCCAACAGCAGCATGGGGTACCAGCAGTCCACCTCTTTCACAGACCCCTTCTTCATCGTGGAGACACTTTGCATCATCTGGTTCTCCTTTGAGTTCTTGGTGAGGTTTTTCGCCTGCCCCAGCAAGGCTGGGTTTTTTACCAACATCATGAACATTATAGACATCGTAGCCATCATTCCCTATTTCATCACCTTAGGGACGGAGCTGGCCGAGAAGCCGGAGGATGGTCAGCAAGGCCAGCAAGCCATGTCCTTGGCCATCCTTCGAGTCATCCGCTTGGTGCGGGTATTCAGGATCTTCAAACTCTCCCGACACTCCAAGGGGCTGCAGATCCTGGGGCAGACTCTCAAGGCCAGCATGCGGGAGCTGGGCCTCttgatatttttcctcttcatcgGCGTCATCCTCTTCTCCAGTGCCGTCTACTTTGCCGAGGCCGACGAGAGCGAGTCCCAGTTCCCGAGCATCCCCGATGCCTTCTGGTGGGCCGTGGTTTCCATGACGACTGTTGGCTACGGAGACATGGTCCCCACGACCATCGGGGGGAAAATAGTGGGTTCCTTGTGTGCCATCGCTGGCGTATTAACGATTGCCTTACCAGTGCCCGTCATAGTGTCTAACTTCAATTACTTCTACCACCGGGAGAcggagggagaggagcaggctCAATATTTGCAAGTAACCAGCTGCCCAAAGATCCCCTCTTCCCCTGAcctaaagaaaagcagaagtgccTCTACGATTAGTAAGTCCGATTATATGGAGATTCAGGAAGGCGTAAACAATAGCAATGAGGATTTTAGGGAGGAGAACTTGAAGACAGCCAATTGCACCCTAGCTAACACAAACTATGTGAATATCACCAAAATGCTAACCGATGTCTAG